The Catenulispora sp. EB89 genome has a segment encoding these proteins:
- a CDS encoding sensor histidine kinase: protein MTSVPGAPQNTRGAVYGLGFTRTELLTVAATVAGLVLFGYADLHERFDEAHAVWRAGAEDAYVWLFAILRAVPILWCRRYPVFGFAATLAGSAFAGAALAAVVGAPLPWSVWPWSPSSQLCVLAALVIAGWEVGRRRSIEMATAYFLLTLFLETVRPGYGFSLSIGSVLAGSALAVGCVELLRDRRVTRQALAVQEERTEAERTRRTLLEERARIGRELHDVVAHHMSLIAVQAETAPFRITGQSPEAEAEFQSISAVSREALNDMRKLLGLLRADSGQAETAPQPRLTDVPGLVKEAGAGLEVVGDLDEAPPLIGLTGYRVVQESLSNARRHARGAEVSVRIARTEDEVRIEVRNGPTVGEDLQRAADRDDDPTEGQGIAGMRERVVLVQGELETGPTANGGFAVTATLPLGSRA, encoded by the coding sequence ATGACTTCTGTGCCGGGGGCACCACAGAACACCCGCGGGGCCGTCTACGGGCTCGGATTCACCCGCACCGAGCTGCTGACCGTGGCGGCGACGGTCGCCGGACTGGTCCTGTTCGGGTACGCCGACCTGCACGAGCGCTTCGACGAGGCGCACGCGGTGTGGCGGGCCGGGGCCGAGGACGCCTACGTCTGGCTCTTCGCCATCCTGCGCGCGGTGCCCATCCTGTGGTGCCGCCGGTATCCGGTCTTCGGCTTCGCCGCGACGCTCGCCGGGTCCGCGTTCGCCGGCGCGGCCCTGGCCGCGGTGGTCGGGGCGCCGCTGCCGTGGTCGGTCTGGCCGTGGTCGCCGTCGAGCCAGCTGTGCGTGCTGGCGGCGCTGGTGATCGCCGGATGGGAGGTCGGCCGGCGGCGCAGTATCGAGATGGCCACGGCGTACTTCCTGCTGACGCTCTTCCTGGAGACGGTGCGCCCCGGCTACGGCTTCAGCCTCAGCATCGGCTCGGTCCTCGCCGGATCGGCCCTGGCGGTCGGATGCGTGGAGCTGCTGCGCGATCGGCGCGTCACGCGGCAGGCGCTGGCGGTGCAGGAGGAGCGGACCGAGGCCGAGCGGACGCGCCGGACGCTGCTGGAGGAGCGGGCCCGCATAGGGCGTGAGCTGCATGATGTGGTCGCGCACCACATGTCGCTGATCGCCGTGCAGGCGGAGACCGCGCCGTTCCGGATCACCGGGCAGAGCCCTGAGGCGGAGGCGGAGTTCCAGTCGATCAGCGCGGTCTCGCGGGAGGCGCTGAACGACATGCGCAAGCTTTTGGGGCTGCTGCGCGCCGACTCCGGGCAGGCCGAGACCGCGCCGCAGCCGCGGTTGACGGACGTGCCGGGGCTGGTCAAGGAGGCGGGGGCCGGGTTGGAGGTGGTCGGCGACCTGGACGAGGCGCCGCCGTTGATCGGGCTGACCGGGTACCGGGTGGTGCAGGAGTCGTTGTCGAACGCGCGGCGGCATGCCCGGGGTGCCGAGGTCTCGGTGCGGATCGCGCGGACCGAGGACGAGGTGCGGATCGAAGTTCGGAACGGGCCGACGGTCGGGGAGGATCTGCAACGGGCGGCCGACCGGGACGACGATCCGACCGAGGGTCAGGGCATCGCCGGGATGCGTGAGCGCGTGGTCCTGGTCCAGGGCGAGCTCGAGACCGGCCCGACGGCCAACGGCGGCTTCGCCGTCACCGCGACCCTCCCGTTGGGGAGCAGAGCGTGA
- a CDS encoding response regulator, protein MSIRVLIADDQAMVRAGFGALLAAQPDIEVVGDAADGAQALAQVAEHEPDVVLMDVRMPVMDGLEAVRYLLADAPERPRVLMLTTFDLDDYVYAALRAGASGFLLKDAPAAELVHAVRVVAAGDALLAPSVTRRLIADFAARRPVDQAGPTTITALTPRELDVLRLIARGLSNQEIAGELVLAEQTVKTHVSRILAKTGLRDRAQAVVLAYESGLVTANSR, encoded by the coding sequence GTGAGCATACGAGTCCTGATCGCCGACGACCAGGCGATGGTCCGGGCGGGGTTCGGCGCGCTACTGGCCGCCCAGCCCGACATCGAGGTGGTCGGCGACGCCGCCGACGGGGCCCAGGCGCTCGCGCAGGTGGCCGAGCACGAGCCGGACGTGGTGCTGATGGACGTGCGGATGCCGGTGATGGACGGGCTGGAGGCGGTGCGGTACCTCCTCGCCGACGCCCCGGAGCGTCCCCGGGTCCTGATGCTGACCACGTTCGACCTCGACGACTACGTCTACGCGGCCCTGCGCGCCGGGGCCAGCGGCTTCCTACTCAAGGACGCCCCGGCCGCGGAGCTGGTGCACGCGGTGCGGGTGGTCGCCGCGGGGGACGCCCTGCTCGCGCCGTCGGTGACGCGCCGGCTGATCGCGGACTTCGCGGCCCGCCGGCCGGTGGACCAGGCGGGGCCGACGACCATCACGGCGCTGACGCCGCGGGAGCTGGACGTGCTGCGGCTGATCGCACGAGGGCTGTCGAACCAGGAGATCGCCGGGGAGCTGGTGCTGGCCGAGCAGACGGTGAAGACGCATGTCTCGCGGATCCTGGCCAAGACCGGGCTGCGGGACCGGGCCCAGGCGGTGGTGCTGGCGTACGAGTCGGGGCTGGTGACGGCGAACAGCCGGTGA
- a CDS encoding carboxymuconolactone decarboxylase family protein, translating to MTTNTTETAYVKPTVRLAVDELAPGLAKAMNGLERAAGESSLEKPLREMIKLRASQINGCVYCVDMHSRDAVAGGDTWRRLNLVAVWREAPYFTARERAALALTEAVTRLADREVSDAVWDEAAAHFSEQELAELVWHIGIINLWNRLGATARPWELSGGVQD from the coding sequence ATGACAACGAACACGACAGAGACCGCATACGTGAAGCCCACCGTCCGCCTGGCCGTCGACGAACTCGCCCCGGGGCTCGCCAAGGCGATGAACGGCCTGGAGCGCGCCGCCGGCGAGTCGAGCCTGGAGAAGCCGCTGCGCGAGATGATCAAGCTGCGCGCTTCCCAGATCAACGGCTGCGTCTACTGCGTCGACATGCACTCCCGCGACGCGGTGGCCGGCGGCGACACCTGGCGCCGCCTGAACCTGGTCGCGGTCTGGCGCGAGGCCCCGTACTTCACGGCCCGAGAGCGCGCCGCCCTTGCGCTGACCGAGGCCGTGACCCGGCTGGCCGACCGCGAGGTGTCCGACGCGGTCTGGGACGAGGCCGCGGCGCACTTCTCCGAGCAGGAACTGGCCGAGCTGGTCTGGCACATCGGGATCATCAACCTGTGGAACCGGCTCGGCGCGACGGCCCGGCCGTGGGAGCTGTCCGGCGGCGTGCAGGACTGA
- a CDS encoding aminotransferase class I/II-fold pyridoxal phosphate-dependent enzyme codes for MAEYWSTLDVDLHLSVDPASGRRVGLEHALREAIRDGRLGAGTRLPSTRTLAVELGLARGTVSAAYDQLVAEGHLVAVRGSGTHVAELAGQGGASGLVAAPGSPRSLDALGVSSGLRQAGMPGQPGMPGEPGMPGQPGALGLPGAWAGEQARSRPKPLGNNLLPGSPDLSHFPRAAWLRASRRALNAAPNDAFGYGDPRGRVELRRALAEYLGRARGVLADPERIVIVSGAVQGLALLGQVLGGVVAMEDPYIPLFHEVVRSHGADVVPLPVDDDGARVDLLAGPGFDQVGTVVVTPSHQYPIGSTLHPARRQALVEWACEGRRLVVEDDYDGEFRYDRQPVGAVQGMAPERVVYLGTASKTLGPGIRLAWMVLPGPLVGPVTEAKRHADHQSEALGQLTLAEFIASHDYDRHVRAARLRYRRRRDLLAERLHTRAGRPAAGFALGGIAAGLHALVRLEPAGMTEAEVLKRASEFDLELEGLGGLWHTATANTLASSAPRPQGIVVGFGSPTEAAYPRALDALVRTLSWR; via the coding sequence ATGGCTGAATATTGGTCCACTTTGGACGTCGATCTGCATCTGTCCGTCGACCCCGCGTCCGGGCGCCGGGTCGGGTTGGAGCACGCGCTGCGCGAGGCGATCCGGGACGGCCGGCTCGGCGCGGGGACGCGGCTGCCGTCGACGCGGACGCTGGCGGTGGAGCTCGGGCTGGCCCGGGGGACGGTGTCGGCGGCTTATGACCAGCTGGTCGCCGAGGGGCATCTGGTCGCGGTGCGGGGGTCGGGGACGCATGTCGCCGAGCTGGCGGGGCAGGGTGGTGCGAGCGGGCTGGTTGCTGCGCCGGGCTCGCCGCGCTCGCTGGACGCGCTTGGGGTGTCGAGCGGGCTGCGTCAGGCCGGCATGCCTGGTCAGCCCGGCATGCCTGGTGAGCCCGGCATGCCAGGTCAGCCGGGCGCGCTGGGTCTGCCGGGCGCGTGGGCCGGCGAGCAGGCACGCAGCCGGCCCAAGCCGCTCGGCAACAATCTCCTGCCGGGCTCGCCGGACCTGTCGCACTTCCCTCGCGCCGCGTGGCTGCGCGCATCCCGCCGGGCGTTGAACGCGGCCCCCAACGACGCGTTCGGCTATGGGGATCCGCGCGGCCGGGTCGAGCTGCGCCGGGCGTTGGCCGAGTACTTGGGGCGGGCGCGGGGCGTGCTCGCCGATCCGGAGCGGATCGTCATCGTCTCCGGCGCGGTGCAGGGGCTGGCGCTGCTCGGGCAGGTGCTCGGCGGGGTGGTGGCGATGGAGGATCCGTACATTCCGCTGTTCCACGAGGTGGTGCGCTCGCACGGCGCGGACGTGGTGCCGCTCCCGGTGGATGACGACGGCGCGCGCGTGGATCTGCTCGCCGGCCCCGGCTTCGACCAGGTGGGGACCGTCGTGGTCACCCCCAGTCACCAGTATCCGATCGGCTCGACGCTGCACCCGGCGCGCCGCCAGGCGCTGGTCGAGTGGGCGTGCGAGGGCCGGCGGCTGGTCGTCGAGGACGACTACGACGGCGAGTTCCGCTACGACCGGCAGCCGGTCGGCGCGGTGCAGGGCATGGCGCCCGAGCGCGTGGTCTATCTGGGCACGGCGTCCAAGACCCTGGGCCCGGGCATCCGGCTGGCGTGGATGGTGCTGCCCGGGCCCCTGGTCGGGCCGGTCACCGAGGCCAAGCGGCACGCCGACCACCAGTCCGAGGCGCTGGGCCAGCTGACGCTCGCGGAGTTCATCGCCTCGCACGACTACGACCGGCACGTCCGCGCCGCGCGCCTGCGCTACCGCCGACGCCGCGACCTGCTGGCCGAGCGCCTGCACACCCGGGCCGGACGGCCGGCGGCGGGCTTCGCCCTCGGCGGCATCGCGGCCGGGCTGCACGCGCTGGTCCGCCTGGAGCCCGCGGGGATGACCGAGGCGGAAGTGCTCAAGCGCGCATCTGAGTTCGATCTGGAGTTGGAAGGCCTCGGCGGTCTCTGGCACACCGCCACGGCGAACACGCTAGCGAGCTCCGCCCCACGTCCGCAGGGCATCGTGGTCGGTTTCGGCAGCCCCACCGAGGCGGCGTACCCGCGCGCGCTGGACGCGTTGGTGCGGACACTTTCGTGGAGATGA
- a CDS encoding Crp/Fnr family transcriptional regulator has product MDDVLRRTPLFATLDQDAAASLRASMNEIELARGDLLFHEGDPGDSLYVVLRGKIKLGRTSGDGRENLVAVLGPGEMFGELSLFDPGPRSAGATALVDSTLLGLSSDELTPWLATRPDVARALLRAIARRLRRTNDSMSDLVFSDVPGRVAKALLDLSARFGTPAEDGIHVAHDMTQEELAQLVGASRETVNKALADFAGRGWLRLEARAVVLTNVERLSQRSR; this is encoded by the coding sequence GTGGACGACGTACTGCGCCGTACGCCCCTCTTCGCCACGCTCGACCAGGACGCGGCCGCGTCGCTGCGCGCCTCCATGAACGAGATCGAGCTGGCCCGAGGTGACCTCCTGTTCCACGAGGGCGACCCCGGCGACTCGCTGTACGTGGTCCTGCGCGGCAAGATCAAGCTCGGCCGCACCAGCGGCGACGGCCGGGAGAACCTGGTCGCGGTCCTCGGCCCCGGCGAGATGTTCGGCGAGCTGTCCCTGTTCGACCCGGGCCCCCGCTCCGCCGGCGCCACCGCCCTGGTGGACTCCACCCTGCTGGGCCTGAGCTCCGACGAGCTGACCCCGTGGCTGGCCACCCGCCCCGACGTGGCCCGAGCGCTGCTCCGCGCGATCGCCCGCCGCCTGCGCCGCACGAACGACTCGATGTCCGATCTGGTGTTCTCAGACGTCCCCGGCCGCGTGGCCAAGGCCCTGCTGGACCTCTCGGCCCGCTTCGGCACCCCCGCCGAGGACGGCATCCACGTCGCCCACGACATGACGCAGGAGGAGCTGGCGCAGCTGGTCGGCGCCTCGCGCGAGACGGTGAACAAGGCGCTGGCGGACTTCGCGGGCCGCGGCTGGCTGCGGCTGGAGGCGCGCGCTGTGGTGCTGACGAATGTGGAGAGGCTGAGTCAGCGGTCGCGGTAG
- a CDS encoding ArsA family ATPase, with translation MSVTPKRLDIDGLLTDPATSIVVCCGSGGVGKTTAAAALALRAAEQGRKVVVLTIDPARRLAQSLGLTELDNNPREVEGVQGSGRLFAMMLDMQRTFDEIVENHADPDRIEQILENPFYQSLSAGFSGTQEYMAMEKLGQLRRTGDETGSWDLIIVDTPPSRSALDFLDAPNRLGSFLDGRLIKVLMAPAKAGGGFALKVLASGFSIATMALNKLLGSGLLHDVQTFVGSLESMFGGFRQRAEETYQLLQAEGTAFLVVAAPEPDALREAAYFTERLAAENMPLAGLILNRVHPVTVPELSAEKALAAAEELDADSPDLRLAAGLLRLHAERMRLSARERRLADRFTASQPNVAVAEIPAQSGDIHDLDGLRLAGELLAGSN, from the coding sequence ATGAGTGTGACCCCGAAGCGCCTCGACATCGACGGCCTGCTGACCGACCCGGCGACCTCGATCGTGGTGTGCTGCGGCTCCGGCGGCGTCGGCAAGACCACCGCCGCCGCGGCCCTGGCCCTCCGCGCCGCCGAACAGGGCCGCAAGGTCGTGGTCCTGACGATCGACCCGGCGCGCCGCCTGGCGCAGTCCCTGGGCCTGACCGAGCTGGACAACAACCCGCGCGAGGTCGAGGGCGTCCAGGGCTCCGGCCGCCTGTTCGCGATGATGCTCGACATGCAGCGGACCTTCGACGAGATCGTGGAGAACCACGCCGACCCGGACCGGATCGAGCAGATCCTCGAAAACCCGTTCTACCAGTCGCTGTCCGCGGGCTTCTCCGGCACGCAGGAGTACATGGCGATGGAGAAGCTGGGGCAGCTCCGCCGCACCGGTGACGAGACCGGCAGCTGGGACCTGATCATCGTCGACACTCCGCCCAGCCGCTCGGCCCTGGACTTCCTGGACGCCCCGAACCGCCTCGGCAGCTTCCTCGACGGCCGCCTGATCAAGGTGCTGATGGCCCCGGCCAAGGCCGGCGGCGGCTTCGCACTGAAGGTCCTGGCCTCCGGCTTCTCCATCGCCACCATGGCCCTGAACAAGCTCCTGGGCTCCGGCCTCCTGCACGACGTCCAGACCTTCGTGGGCTCCCTGGAATCGATGTTCGGCGGCTTCCGCCAACGCGCCGAGGAGACGTACCAGCTGCTCCAGGCCGAGGGCACGGCCTTCCTGGTCGTCGCGGCCCCCGAGCCGGACGCCCTCCGCGAGGCCGCCTACTTCACCGAGCGCCTGGCCGCCGAGAACATGCCCCTGGCCGGCCTGATCCTGAACCGCGTGCACCCCGTCACGGTCCCCGAGCTGTCCGCCGAGAAAGCCCTGGCCGCCGCCGAGGAACTCGACGCCGACTCCCCCGACCTCCGCCTCGCCGCCGGCCTGCTGCGCCTGCACGCGGAGCGCATGCGACTCAGCGCGCGCGAACGGCGCCTGGCCGACCGGTTCACGGCTTCGCAGCCGAACGTCGCGGTGGCCGAGATCCCGGCGCAGTCCGGCGACATCCACGACCTGGACGGGCTGCGGCTCGCCGGCGAGCTGCTGGCGGGGAGCAACTGA
- a CDS encoding ArsA-related P-loop ATPase: MSRPWPPECRLHIVTGKGGTGKTTAAAALALALAEGGGRVLLVEVEGRQGIAQLFDTAPLPYEERSIAIAPGGGEVFALAIDPEQALLEYLDMFYKLGRAGKALKKFGAIDFATTVAPGMRDVLLTGKACEAVRRTAPDRPGAAFAYDAVVMDAPPTGRITRFLNVNTEVAGLARVGPVKNQAEAVMRVLTSPQTAVHLTTVLEDMPVQETLDGVEELHAAGLPVGAILVNMVRTAHLAIGKRAAVSAAAEKRVAALLRPYGIDTAETHALAVLGREHAERLSLEEVERRALDSAGRPVVELPLIAGGIDLGGLYELAAALSAAAATGEAA, encoded by the coding sequence ATGAGCCGACCCTGGCCGCCGGAGTGCCGCCTGCACATCGTCACGGGAAAAGGCGGCACCGGGAAGACCACGGCCGCCGCGGCGCTGGCGCTGGCGCTGGCCGAGGGCGGCGGCCGGGTGCTGCTGGTGGAGGTCGAGGGACGGCAGGGCATCGCGCAGCTCTTCGACACGGCTCCGCTGCCGTACGAGGAGCGCAGCATCGCGATCGCGCCCGGCGGCGGCGAGGTGTTCGCCCTGGCCATCGACCCGGAGCAGGCGCTGCTCGAGTACCTGGACATGTTCTACAAGCTGGGCCGGGCCGGCAAGGCGCTGAAGAAGTTCGGCGCCATCGACTTCGCGACCACCGTGGCCCCGGGCATGCGCGACGTGCTGCTCACCGGCAAGGCCTGCGAGGCGGTCCGCCGCACCGCCCCGGACCGCCCCGGCGCGGCCTTCGCCTACGACGCCGTGGTGATGGACGCCCCGCCGACCGGCCGCATCACCCGCTTCCTGAACGTGAACACCGAGGTCGCCGGGCTGGCCCGGGTGGGCCCGGTGAAGAACCAGGCCGAGGCGGTCATGCGGGTCCTGACCTCGCCGCAGACCGCGGTGCACCTGACCACCGTGCTGGAGGACATGCCGGTCCAGGAGACCCTCGACGGCGTCGAGGAACTGCACGCCGCGGGCCTGCCGGTCGGCGCGATCCTGGTGAACATGGTCCGCACCGCGCACCTGGCCATCGGCAAGCGCGCGGCGGTCAGCGCGGCGGCCGAGAAGCGGGTCGCGGCCCTGCTCCGGCCCTACGGCATCGACACCGCCGAGACCCACGCCCTGGCGGTCCTCGGCCGCGAGCACGCCGAACGCCTCAGCCTGGAGGAGGTCGAACGGCGCGCGCTGGACTCCGCCGGCCGGCCGGTGGTGGAGCTGCCGCTGATCGCCGGGGGCATCGACCTCGGCGGACTCTACGAGCTGGCCGCGGCGCTGTCCGCGGCGGCGGCGACCGGGGAGGCCGCATGA
- a CDS encoding serine/threonine-protein kinase: MSDDVDTARLAPPERVIAERYVLRTELGRGGMGVVWRAEDRVIGRPVAVKEMRLGEGVTIPERAVFEQRILREARTAGRLNDPAVVTVFDVVHDNGSVFIVMELVEAPNLAQLVRASGPLAPRAVADIGRQVLSALEAAHQAGIVHRDVKPSNIMVGGNGRAKLTDFGIAQAADDPTLTKTGAVIGSPAYLAPERLSGHEASPASDLWSLGAVLYFAIEGRAAFERDTTAATFGAVLNEVPYLTNVQGPLAAAVSGMLASAPEGRLTAPQIRTLLDAVAPETSTPIMPLSTVMITPTGAPATPPDATRNPAAAPPKRSWAKIAGTFAAAVLVTAAVAGFAAYGAGSSSGKKQEKKADVAPSDAVLVYTLGGPGTDFPSLPIGSSPACLSGPPFVPGTPTYQDAECKSPHDVELYYQTSVTNSSFSQYGTDGNGPIPYPGVSELTALGKQLCWADRLIAPWADPAGSHYHYYALIPSTNLWNGKNLPANWSVNQNIYCVMTNTEGQLPGDG; this comes from the coding sequence ATGAGCGACGACGTCGACACCGCACGCCTGGCACCGCCGGAGCGCGTGATCGCGGAGCGTTATGTTCTGCGCACGGAGCTCGGCCGGGGTGGCATGGGCGTCGTGTGGCGCGCCGAGGACCGGGTGATCGGGCGGCCGGTCGCCGTGAAAGAGATGCGGCTCGGCGAGGGTGTGACCATCCCCGAGCGCGCGGTGTTCGAGCAGCGCATCCTGCGCGAGGCCCGCACCGCCGGCCGGCTGAACGACCCGGCCGTGGTGACCGTCTTCGACGTGGTCCACGACAACGGCTCCGTGTTCATCGTCATGGAGCTGGTCGAGGCACCGAACCTGGCGCAGCTGGTCCGCGCCTCCGGTCCGCTCGCCCCGCGCGCTGTCGCCGACATCGGCCGCCAGGTGCTCTCCGCGCTGGAGGCCGCGCACCAGGCCGGGATCGTGCACCGTGACGTGAAGCCGTCGAACATCATGGTCGGCGGCAACGGCCGGGCCAAGCTCACCGACTTCGGCATCGCGCAGGCCGCCGACGACCCCACCCTGACCAAGACCGGCGCGGTCATCGGCTCCCCCGCCTACCTGGCGCCGGAGCGGCTGTCCGGCCACGAGGCGAGCCCGGCCTCCGACCTGTGGTCGCTCGGCGCGGTGCTGTACTTCGCGATCGAGGGCCGGGCCGCGTTCGAGCGCGACACCACGGCGGCCACGTTCGGCGCGGTGCTGAACGAGGTCCCGTACCTGACGAACGTGCAGGGTCCGCTGGCCGCCGCGGTGTCCGGGATGCTGGCCTCCGCGCCGGAGGGCCGGCTGACCGCTCCGCAGATCCGGACGTTGCTGGACGCGGTGGCTCCCGAGACGTCCACGCCGATCATGCCGCTGAGCACGGTCATGATCACGCCCACCGGGGCCCCGGCCACGCCGCCGGACGCGACGCGGAATCCGGCAGCCGCCCCGCCGAAGCGGTCCTGGGCCAAGATCGCCGGAACGTTCGCGGCGGCGGTGCTGGTCACCGCGGCAGTGGCCGGGTTCGCCGCATACGGCGCGGGATCGAGCTCGGGCAAGAAGCAGGAGAAGAAGGCAGACGTCGCGCCCTCGGACGCCGTATTGGTCTACACGCTCGGCGGCCCCGGGACCGATTTCCCCAGCTTGCCCATCGGCAGCAGCCCGGCCTGCCTGAGCGGCCCGCCCTTCGTCCCCGGCACCCCGACGTACCAGGACGCCGAGTGCAAGAGCCCGCACGATGTGGAGCTCTACTACCAGACCTCTGTCACCAATTCGTCGTTCAGCCAGTACGGCACCGACGGCAACGGCCCGATCCCCTATCCGGGCGTCTCCGAGCTGACGGCGCTGGGCAAACAGCTGTGCTGGGCCGACCGGCTGATCGCGCCGTGGGCGGATCCGGCGGGCAGCCACTATCACTACTACGCGCTCATCCCCAGCACCAACCTGTGGAACGGCAAGAATCTGCCCGCCAACTGGAGCGTCAACCAGAACATCTACTGCGTCATGACGAACACCGAAGGCCAGCTGCCCGGCGACGGCTGA
- a CDS encoding RidA family protein yields the protein MTHPEEKLTELGLKLPEVAAPVAAYIPVLRSGNLVYTSGQLPMVEGALPMVGKVGAEVSPEDAKALAQRCALNALAAVKSEIGDLAKVKRVVKVVGFVASAPDFTGQPGVINGASELLGAVFGEAGRHARSAVGVAVLPLDAPVEVELTVEV from the coding sequence ATGACCCACCCCGAAGAGAAGCTGACCGAGCTCGGCCTGAAGCTGCCGGAGGTCGCGGCCCCGGTCGCGGCCTACATCCCGGTGCTGCGCAGCGGCAACCTCGTCTACACCTCCGGCCAGCTGCCGATGGTCGAGGGCGCGCTGCCGATGGTCGGCAAGGTCGGCGCCGAGGTCAGCCCGGAGGACGCCAAGGCCCTGGCGCAGCGCTGCGCGCTGAACGCGCTGGCCGCGGTGAAGTCCGAGATCGGCGACCTGGCCAAGGTCAAGCGGGTCGTGAAGGTGGTCGGGTTCGTGGCCAGCGCCCCGGACTTCACCGGTCAGCCCGGCGTCATCAACGGCGCCTCGGAGCTGCTCGGCGCGGTCTTCGGCGAGGCCGGCCGGCACGCGCGCTCGGCGGTCGGGGTGGCGGTGCTGCCGCTGGACGCGCCGGTCGAGGTCGAGCTGACCGTCGAGGTCTGA